Proteins from one Belonocnema kinseyi isolate 2016_QV_RU_SX_M_011 chromosome 8, B_treatae_v1, whole genome shotgun sequence genomic window:
- the LOC117178020 gene encoding dedicator of cytokinesis protein 9 isoform X4 gives MSERKFTRGLGKPGMAAQLRETVSQVVRESTVQNKPHLVEPIDFENFVLKNKTLLQNDPQRELLLYPPDDVSQVVLPRRYRTVVPTVQRTSESADDQESLFTKECKKSYASNWSLVHYKYSAYSGSYLELPKITKGDNLKDEVYEIDTEIDQVDEVIAKNDGLAKQGYLMKGPEIGSSDRMFAHIGSKSFKRRFCQLSQEVDGTYMLEMFKDEKKGEAKLSIVMDFCTEVVRNPKRGRYCFELRMSADHKSYTLAADSETELQDWILKLTSVLQHYKQQEEKRAASLERACNTPPPSPQPMQVYGTLKGLEQSMNPQLIKYARETDTSIALARRENRKRILSLYPHITLAKSTISNSYEGNVDPYKEQFGQRIFVKCESLKFRLQAQIDENASLCQVEPYYTTLCLFDARNGRKLTENFHFEVNHDIVCDLVKESSPPSVLTEDSKNVELPDDLSSIPSEWIRFSKQAIFSISNPHPDIFLVVRIDKILQGSIYQTSEPYLRATKDPRLGLKVHKQVKACCQRLGNYRMPFAWSARPLFRLYSNELDTSSDFPAVYRQEGNKIKDEELLKLLSEYRKPEKLNKLTTIPGWLKIKIEPLSDIPDNSLTTSLAMLKPFPLPPATEPTLEIAEFESSSEKEIHPYATFVNHLYVYPQSLCFDSQKIFTRARNIACIVELRDDDNENAVPLRCIYGRPGGPLLRLRASCAVLHHNATPSWYEEMKIRLPTKLHVKHHLLFSFYHISCDMNKKKENGVENCVGYSWLPLLHKGRLNVDTEANVQVLPVATHLPSGYLSIQPLGLGKGNAGPEIMWIDSQRPIFTLAFQLNSTVFTRDPHLHNLFAHAERILETKPSAMPSDSEACKILKAAHAMQLVTVVTFLPTILNQLFALLTCNVSDEIGLCIIRLLVHIINMVHEAGRKEILQAYVKFVFVSPSKGNGSPTVHEQLGKHLPTLLQPTNTDFLVVNKFMHHSGFFFEIMLKSMAQHLLTTERIKMHRNERFSKEYHEKIKTLLEVMMPYLMNKYKEMPIETHELNKSLAHFLKRCLTFMDRGFVFRLINSYMDNFSPGDSRALHDFKFAFLQVVCSHEHFVSFNLPMMQSRITSRDLLNEYCLTEDFCKQHFLAGLLLQEVKTSLCEVVQVRKTAISTLRDLMAKHELDDRYQNKGQLSRIASLYIPWLGIVLENLHRLEYKNDVKADVKQNSNRVSTNNSFSMSKEANNVAASSTPKSIHRLTMHLDSQSPIRASMHLRDSSYFAAIAGQTMVNGYSCASIESDVSTMSSASQSNFSQDTTITREPLENGTKDLKGHSRSLSVTQASNRSDKLQPLEVKDVLLCFMFIIKYLGDHQIIAWWHQCNDAEILNFFTIVEMSLQHFKYVGRRQIAANTTKEPGKPRAVKAMTLPARMAPPDFTNDSPTTGTLQPHNTAVRENLVENDSGKSYQALLEANLATEVGLVALDCLGLFCIHFKDVLLTNDGNNPVMQKLFTIYLLFLQLGQSETLFRHVFAGLRAFLNNYSIILFRGNAVLCGRLCYELLRCCNSKLSSIRQESCALLYLLMRSNFEFTSRKGLIRVHLQVIISVSKMLGNVIGLNNSRFQESLSLINSYASSDKVMKGTGFPVEVKDLNKRIRTVLMATAQMREHNNDPEMLVDLQHSLANSYASTPELRHTWLETMARNHARDGNFSEAACCQLHIAALMAEYLKLKTNHSWGAEAFDSISTNISIDERGLKVDAGVQDIHYNESLLLEQLEICAEMLEKAERFELLGPLYRLIIPIYESKRNYEALSNCYSHLTQSCNKVVEVTRTGKRLLGRFYRVAFFGSAYFEEENAQEYIYKEPKVTSLSEISERLYHLYSEKFGAESMKMIMDSTPVDVSELDAKMAYIQVTHVTPYFEKTDLEARPTEFEQSHDVSCFMFETPFTKEGKARGNPEEQWKRRTILTTQCTFPYIKKRIPVVAKRIVELSPIEVALDEMRQRVQELEDVALIDPTDAKKLQLRLQGSVCVTVNAGPLAYASAFLDPALSPQYPDDKVEELKDVFREFVKICYTALQINGKLISSDQYEYQEVLRENYQKLCQNLSSLLGEPIWPDDQIGSFKRNSAALFSAISGTNSHTSTA, from the exons ATGagtgaaagaaaatttacaagGGGCCTGGGAAAGCCTGGTATGGCGGCTCAACTTAGAGAAACTGTCTCGCAGGTTGTTCGCGAAAGCACTGTGCAG AACAAACCTCATCTTGTTGAACCCATTGACTTTgagaattttgtgttaaaaaacaaGACGCTTTTACAAAATGACCCACAACGTGAGCTGTTGCTTTATCCCCCAGATGATGTATCA CAAGTCGTCCTACCCAGAAGATATCGCACAGTTGTACCAACTGTACAACGTACTTCTGAATCTGCGGACGACCAGGAAAGTCTCTTTACTAAAGAATGCAAGAAAAGTTATGCATCGAATTGGAGTTTGGTGCACTACAAATATTCTGCCTACAGTGGATCCTATCTTGAATTGCCAAA AATAACAAAAGGAGATAATCTGAAGGATGAAGTTTATGAAATTGACACAGAAATCGACCAAGTTGACGag gtaaTTGCAAAAAATGATGGTTTAGCAAAACAAGGTTACCTGATGAAAGGTCCCGAAATCGGCAGCAGCGATCGTATGTTTGCTCATATTGGGTCAAAGTCTTTCAAGCGCCGTTTCTGTCAATTGAGTCAGGAGGTCGATGGCACTTACATGCTAGAAATGTTTAAAGACGAGAAAAAGGGTGAAGCTAAGTTATCGATCGTAATGGATTTTTGTACAGAGGTTGTACGAAACCCGAAACGTGGTCGATATTGCTTCGAGTTAAGAATGAGTGCTGATCACAAATCTTACACTCTAGCCGCGGACAGCGAAACAGAATTGCAAgattggattttaaaattgaccTCTGTTCTACAACATTACAAGCAACAGGAAGAAAAGCGAGCTGCTTCTTTAGAAAGAGCCTGCAATACTCCTCCACCTTCTCCACAACCAATGCAAGTTTACGGAACTTTAAAAGGTCTCGAGCAGAGTATGAATCCTCAATTAATAAAGTACGCTCGAGAAACAGATACAAGCATTGCATTGGCTAGAAGAGAGAATAGAAAGCGTATTCTGAGTTTATATCCTCACATAACTCTGGCGAAATCGACGATTAGCAATTCCTACGAGGGAAATGTTGACCCCTACAAAGAACAGTTTGGCCAAAGAATCTTTGTCAAGTGCGAAAGCCTAAAATTCCGACTGCAGGCGCAGATTGATGAGAATGCGTCACTTTGTCAGGTGGAGCCTTATTATACGACCTTGTGTTTATTCGATGCAAGAAATGGAAGAAAGCTCACCGAGAATTTCCACTTTGAGGTCAATCATGACATTGTTTGTGATTTGGTGAAAGAATCGAGTCCTCCTAGTGTCCTGACTGAGGATTCAAAGAATGTTGAGCTTCCTGATGATTTGTCGAGTATTCCATCTGAATGGATCAGATTCAGTAAACAGGCTATTTTTAGCATAAGCAATCCTCATCCGGATATTTTTCTGGTTGTGAGGATCGATAAGATTTTGCAGGGGAGCATTTATCAAACTTCTGAGCCATACTTGCGTGCCACCAAAGATCCGCGCCTTGGCCTGAAAGTGCATAAACAAGTCAAAGCTTGTTGCCAAAG ATTGGGTAATTATAGAATGCCATTTGCCTGGTCAGCTCGTCCTTTATTTAGGTTATACAGTAATGAGTTGGATACGTCGTCTGATTTTCCGGCAGTATACAGGCAGGAGGGGAACAAAATAAAAGATGAAGAGTTACTGAAATTACTTTCAGAATATAGAAA gCCAGAAAAACTGAACAAGTTGACCACCATACCTggatggttgaaaataaaaatcgaaccTCTGTCGGACATCCCTGACA acagtTTAACGACTTCTTTGGCAATGTTAAAGCCCTTTCCACTGCCTCCAGCTACAGAACCAACTTTAGAGATTGCAGAGTTTGAAAGCTCTTCTGAAAAAGAAATTCACCCCTACGCGACGTTTGTCAATCATCTTTACGTCTACCCTCAAAGTCTTTGTTTCGACTCTCAAAAAATCTTTACGAGAGCGAGAAATATTGCTTGTATTGTTGAACTACGAGATGACGATAACGAGAATGCTGTCCCTTTAAGG TGTATTTATGGTCGGCCAGGCGGACCTCTTTTGCGTTTGCGAGCGTCGTGTGCAGTTTTACATCACAACGCTACACCTTCCTGGTACGAGGAGATGAAAATCAGACTGCCTACGAAACTCCACGTAAAGCATCACTTGCTCTTTTCATTTTACCACATCAGCTGCGAtatgaacaaaaaaaaggaaaatggagTTGAAAATTGTGTTGGATACTCATGGTTACCTCTACTGCATAAAGGGCG gTTAAATGTCGATACAGAAGCTAACGTGCAAGTTTTGCCTGTTGCAACACATTTACCTTCTGGATATCTTTCAATTCAACCCCTTGGCCTCGGAAAAGGG AACGCTGGACCAGAAATCATGTGGATTGATTCGCAGCGTCCAATCTTCACACTGGCCTTTCAactcaattcaactgtttttacaCGAGATCCACATCTACACAATCTTTTCGCTCATGCGGAAAGAATTTTGGAGACGAAACCTTCAGCCATGCCGTCAGATTCCGAAGCGTGTAAAATTCTAAAAGCGGCTCACGCAATGCAGCTGGTGACGGTCGTCACGTTTTTGCCTACAATTTTAAATCAGCTCTTTGCCTTACTGACTTGTAATGTTAGCGACGAAATCGGACTCTGTATTATTAGGCTTTTGGTTCATATTATAAATATGGTGCATGAGGCTGGTCGCAAGGAAATTTTACAGGCTTACGTGAAG ttcgTTTTTGTCTCGCCCTCGAAAGGAAATGGTAGTCCGACTGTTCACGAACAATTAGGAAAGCATCTTCCAACTTTACTACAACCAACCAATACTGATTTTCtagttgtaaataaatttatgcaCCATTCtggtttcttttttgaaatcatGTTAAAGAGTATGGCGCAGCATTTACTCACAACGGAGAGAATAAAG ATGCACAGAAACGAAAGGTTCTCAAAAGAGTACCACGAAAAGATCAAAACTCTTTTAGAAGTTATGATGCCCTATCTGatgaataaatataaagaaatgccTATCGAAACTCACGAACTGAACAAGAGTCTTGCGCATTTTCTGAAG AGATGCCTTACGTTTATGGACAGAGGTTTCGTTTTCCGTTTAATCAATTCCTACATGGATAACTTTTCTCCTGGAGATTCGCGAGCCCTGCACGATTTCAAGTTCGCCTTCCTACAAGTCGTTTGTTCCCACGAACACTTTGTTTCCTTTAATCTACCAATGATGCAGTCTAGAATTACCTCCAGAG ACCTTCTGAACGAATATTGTCTGACAGAAGATTTCTGCAAGCAACATTTCTTAGCTGGACTCCTGCTTCAAGAAGTGAAGACATCTCTTTGTGAAGTCGTTCAAGTCAGAAAGACTGCCATTTCAACGTTGAGAGATTTGATGGCAAAACATGAATTGGATGATCGATACCAAAATAAG GGCCAATTGAGCAGAATTGCCTCACTGTATATACCATGGTTAGGTATCGTTTTAGAAAATCTACATCGACTTGAGTATAAGAACGACGTCAAAGCAGACGTCAAGCAAAATTCCAATAGAGTCTCTACAAACAATTCTTTCTCAATGAGTAAAGAAGCAAACAACGTGGCGGCTTCTAGCACTCCGAAATCAATACACAG atTGACTATGCACTTGGATTCGCAGTCACCAATCAGAGCCTCGATGCACTTGAGGGACTCGTCGTACTTTGCTGCGATAGCTGGTCAAACTATGGTGAACGGATATTCTTGCGCCAGTATAGAGTCCGATGTTTCGACCATGTCTAGTGCCTCGCAATCAAATTTTTCGCAAGATACTACAATTACTAGAGAGCCTTTGGAAAATGGAACGAAAGATCTAAAGGGACATTCCAGATCGTTGAGTGTCACGCAAGCTTCTAATAGAAGCGATAAGTTGCAACCTCTGGAAGTAAAAGATGTGCTGCTTTGTTTTATGTTTATCATAAAGTACCTCGGGGATCATCAAATAATTGCGTGGTGGCATCAGTGCAATGACGCTGAAATTCTAAACTTCTTTACTATTGTTGA AATGAGTCTTCAGCACTTTAAATATGTTGGAAGAAGACAAATTGCTGCGAATACAACAAAGGAGCCAGGAAAGCCAAGGGCGGTAAAAGCAATGACGTTGCCAGCAAGAATGGCTCCTCCGGATTTTACAAACGACAGTCCAACAACTGGAACTCTTCAACCACACAATACAGCAGTTagagaaaatttggttgaaaatgatagtGGGAAAAGTTACCAAGCTTTGCTTGAAGCAAACCTCGCAACTGAAGTCGGGCTAGTCGCGTTAGACTGTTTAGGACTTTTTTGTATACATTTCAAA gaCGTGTTGCTCACGAATGATGGCAATAACCCAGTGATGCAGAAATTGTTTACTATTTATTTGCTCTTTCTTCAACTTGGTCAGTCGGAAACTCTATTTCGGCATGTCTTTGCAGGACTTCGAGCTTTTCTGAACAACTActccataattttatttcgag GAAATGCAGTATTATGTGGACGATTGTGTTACGAGTTGCTGAGATGCTGCAATAGTAAACTGAGTTCGATCAGACAAGAGTCATGTGCCTTACTTTACTTGCTCATGAGAAGTAACTTTGAATTCACCAGCAGAAAAGGATTGATTCGAGTACATTTACAG GTCATCATTTCCGTTTCGAAAATGCTAGGAAACGTGATCGGTTTAAACAACTCTAGATTCCAAGAATCCTTGTCCCTCATAAACAGCTACGCTTCCTCTGATAAAGTTATGAAAGGCACAGGATTTCCTGTGGAAGTAAAAGACTTAAATAAGAGAATCAGAACGGTATTGATGGCCACAGCTCAGATGAGAGAACATAATAACGATCCCGAGATGCTGGTCGATTTACAGCACAGTTTGGCTAATTCCTATGCTAGCACTCCAGAATTAAGGCACACTTGGTTGGAAACTATGGCTAGGAATCATGCAAGGGATGGAAATTTCTCTGAA gCAGCGTGTTGTCAACTGCACATAGCAGCCTTGATGGCAGAGTATCTAAAGTTGAAAACAAATCACTCTTGGGGTGCAGAAGCCTTCGATTCAATATCGACAAACATCAGTATTGATGAGCGAGGCCTCAAGGTCGATGCTG GTGTACAAGATATTCACTACAACGAGAGCCTCCTTCTCGAGCAGCTGGAAATTTGCGCAGAGATGTTAGAAAAGGCGGAACGTTTCGAACTTCTTGGTCCTTTATATCGCCTAATAATTCCCATTTACGAAAGCAAAAGAAACTATGAAGCTCTCTCTAATTGCTACTCCCATTTAACTCAGTCTTGTAACAAAGTTGTTGAAGTAACTCGAACTGGAAAGAGGCTTTTGGGTCGTTTTTATCGAGTAGCGTTTTTCGGTTCG GCTTATTTCGAAGAAGAAAATGCGCAAGAGTACATCTACAAGGAGCCAAAAGTGACCTCGCTCTCTGAAATTTCCGAAAGACTTTACCACCTCTATTCAGAGAAATTTGGAGCAGAAAGCATGAAGATGATAATGGACTCCACACCTGTAGATGTTAGCGAATTGGATGCAAAAATGGCATACATCCAAGTAACTCATGTGACTCCTTATTTTGAAAAGACAGATTTGGAAGCTAGGCCGACAGAGTTTGAGCAAAGTCATGACGTGTCGTGTTTCATGTTCGAAACGCCTTTCACGAAAGAAGGAAAGGCGAGAGGAAATCCCGAAGAGCAGTGGAAAAGAAGAACGATTCTTACGA CACAATGTACCTTCCCATATATAAAGAAACGCATTCCGGTAGTCGCAAAGAGAATAGTGGAGCTTAGTCCAATCGAAGTTGCCTTAGACGAAATGAGACAGCGAGTTCAGGAGCTGGAAGACGTAGCCTTGATAGATCCAACGGATGCGAAAAAACTTCAGCTGAGGCTGCAAGGAAGCGTTTGTGTAACGGTTAACGCTGGTCCACTGGCCTATGCTTCCGCCTTTTTAGATCCAGCCCTTTCTCCGCAGTACCCTGACGATAAAGTGGAGGAGTTGAAAGACGTTTTCAG GGAATTCGTGAAGATATGCTATACCGCGCTGCAGATCAACGGCAAGCTAATCTCGTCAGATCAGTACGAGTACCAAGAGGTCTTGCGCGAAAATTACCAGAAGCTTTGCCAGAATCTGTCATCGTTGTTAGGTGAGCCAATCTGGCCTGACGATCAAATTGGAAGCTTCAAACGCAACAGCGCAGCACTCTTTAGTGCTATCAGTGGCACAAACAGTCACACCAGTACCGCCTAA